From the genome of Vigna angularis cultivar LongXiaoDou No.4 chromosome 11, ASM1680809v1, whole genome shotgun sequence, one region includes:
- the LOC128194782 gene encoding uncharacterized protein LOC128194782: MRIETGMNLTANGAGFCMAPVHKMTGHFCNLRNLRVSSDNSKKWPSLSVEDKFYPANSVFLFTNVLTFWLFLVASSYFLPCKSVNTVGSCRERHAEKVSSSDSIVSNASIKNDATAASDTLTSSGCSRKISHSYTELCTDAYYEISVLDKACYMNSLLSLEDDECEWLSDLMPCGSSSGEPSTPLSYKCDAYYEISDFEQGSFFHSLLSLDDEDSEWLSDSKSFGRSSEEPSTPLSYKFDVASEISDFEQGSYFRSLLSLDDEDSEWLSDSKSFGRSSDEPSTPLGYNSDSHYSISDFDKASYLHSLLSLEDEDAEWLSDSKSFGCLSDNPSTPFSYKFDVASDISDLDKAVYMHSLLNLVNEDSECSSENPSTPFNCKIDLASEISDLDKARYLPSALIFEHDDSEWLSESKPYACSSENLSTPLTNKSNAFSEISDLDRESYIHSLLNSEDEDFEWFSNSKSFEYSSENPSTPLRYKSEISHLDKAGYLHSLLSLEDDDSEWLSDSKPHACSSENLSTPLSYRSDAFSEISDLDKASYMHSLLNLEGEESKWLSYSISFECSSENPSTPLSYEFDAVSDISDLDKECHLNSLLILEDENSDRLLDYNSYCGCSSENSTPLSSKCDSYYDVSDLDKASYLDSLLILEDEDSEWLSDSTSWDITVPSSVSTGIFFPAVNFGNSEDSISVENLLETAGVDADEPLFWPLEGKLAWNSEEPWSSFCTSPRRRLALNSTPTTSKIKECNKQKGDEAPCRVNCETSRLSMWLKSSAKIVPLEYEEFESAKDFLLVGKENLSTIETLVGLKEFDGHEGFDSEFNDAFMLRV, translated from the coding sequence ATGAGGATAGAAACTGGAATGAATTTGACTGCAAATGGGGCTGGTTTCTGCATGGCACCTGTGCATAAAATGACAGGTCACTTTTGTAATCTTAGAAACCTGCGAGTATCATCAGACAACAGCAAAAAGTGGCCTTCGCTATCAGTTGAAGACAAATTTTATCCTGCTAattcagtttttctttttaccaaTGTGTTAACTTTTTGGTTGTTCTTGGTGGCAAGCTCTTATTTTCTCCCGTGCAAAAGTGTCAATACTGTTGGCAGTTGTAGAGAAAGACATGCAGAGAAAGTTTCTTCATCTGACAGTATTGTCTCAAATGCAAGCATAAAGAATGATGCAACTGCTGCAAGTGATACGCTTACTAGTTCAGGGTGTTCTCGTAAAATTTCACACAGCTATACTGAGCTATGCACTGATGCTTACTACGAGATTTCAGTTTTGGACAAAGCATGTTACATGAATTCTTTACTCAGCCTTGAAGATGATGAATGTGAGTGGCTCTCTGATTTAATGCCTTGTGGAAGTTCATCTGGGGAGCCTTCAACTCCTCTTAGCTATAAGTGTGACGCTTACTATGAGATTTCGGACTTTGAGCAAGGAAGTTTCTTTCATTCTTTACTCAGTcttgatgatgaagattctgAATGGCTCTCAGATTCGAAGTCTTTTGGACGTTCATCAGAGGAACCTTCAACGCCTCTTAGCTACAAGTTTGATGTTGCTTCTGAGATTTCAGACTTTGAGCAAGGAAGTTACTTTCGTTCTTTACTCAGTcttgatgatgaagattctgAATGGCTCTCAGATTCTAAGTCTTTTGGACGTTCATCAGATGAGCCTTCAACTCCTCTTGGCTACAACAGTGATTCACACTATTCGATTTCAGATTTTGACAAAGCAAGTTACTTGCATTCTTTACTTAGTCTTGAAGATGAAGACGCCGAGTGGCTCTCAGATTCCAAGTCTTTTGGATGTTTATCTGATAACCCTTCAACTCCTTTCAGCTACAAGTTTGATGTTGCTTCTGATATTTCAGATTTAGACAAAGCTGTTTACATGCATTCTTTACTTAATCTAGTAAATGAAGACTCTGAATGTTCATCCGAGAATCCTTCAACTCCTTTTAACTGCAAGATTGATTTAGCTTCAGAGATTTCCGATTTGGACAAAGCAAGGTACTTGCCTTCCGCACTCATTTTTGAACATGATGACTCTGAGTGGCTCTCAGAGTCAAAGCCGTATGCATGTTCATCAGAAAACCTTTCAACTCCTCTCACCAACAAGAGTAATGCTTTCTCTGAGATTTCAGATTTGGACAGAGAAAGTTACATACATTCTTTACTCAATTCTGAAGATGAAGACTTCGAGTGGTTCTCCAATTCAAAGTCTTTTGAATATTCATCTGAGAACCCTTCAACTCCTCTTAGATACAAGAGCGAAATTTCACATTTGGACAAAGCAGGTTACTTGCATTCCTTACTAAGTCTTGAAGATGACGACTCTGAGTGGCTCTCAGATTCAAAGCCTCATGCATGTTCATCTGAGAACCTTTCAACACCTCTTAGCTACAGGAGTGACGCTTTCTCTGAGATTTCAGATTTGGACAAAGCAAGTTACATGCATTCGCTACTCAATCTTGAAGGTGAAGAGTCCAAGTGGCTCTCATATTCGATATCTTTTGAATGCTCATCTGAGAACCCTTCAACTCCTCTTAGCTACGAGTTTGATGCTGTTTCTGATATTTCAGATTTGGACAAAGAATGCCACTTGAACTCTTTACTCATTCTTGAAGATGAAAACTCCGACCGGCTCTTAGATTATAATTCATATTGCGGATGTTCATCTGAGAATTCAACTCCTCTTAGCTCCAAGTGCGATTCTTACTATGATGTTTCAGATTTGGACAAAGCAAGTTACTTGGATTCCTTACTCATTCTTGAAGATGAAGACTCTGAGTGGCTCTCAGATTCAACTAGTTGGGACATTACAGTTCCTTCTTCAGTCTCTACCGGTATTTTTTTCCCAGCAGTAAACTTTGGCAACTCAGAAGATAGCATTTCAGTGGAGAATCTACTAGAAACCGCAGGAGTAGATGCTGATGAACCACTGTTTTGGCCATTGGAAGGGAAACTCGCATGGAATTCTGAGGAACCCTGGAGCTCATTTTGTACCTCCCCGAGGAGAAGGTTGGCATTGAACTCTACACCAACCACTTCAAAGATAAAGGAATGTAATAAACAAAAAGGCGATGAGGCTCCATGCAGAGTGAACTGTGAAACTTCAAGGTTAAGCATGTGGCTTAAAAGTTCAGCAAAGATAGTACCACTAGAGTATGAGGAATTCGAATCAGCAAAGGACTTTCTTTTGGTGGGAAAGGAGAATTTGAGTACCATTGAGACATTGGTGGGGCTCAAGGAATTCGATGGACATGAGGGGTTTGATTCTGAATTCAATGATGCTTTTATGCTACGCGTGTAA